From Methanolobus chelungpuianus, a single genomic window includes:
- a CDS encoding DNA-directed DNA polymerase → MNFQILDADYVREDKGPVIRLFGRGEDGRSVCCFVPGFEPYFYVNTKSDPGSAGELLKERFSSAIKKVEIVNKFEPVGYQVSPKPMLKVTTYDPGNVPEIRDEIAGIPAVKEIYETDILFRNRFLIDRELHGMGWISVEPSSDSSPDQRLYCDDVITASSIEEIEKLSNAPLKYLAFDIECLPLGGSLPMPETSPIIMVSLSFSPAFEGYGSLVLVSKPVEGVSDNVETFASEADMLNRFFEVFQQYDPDIVGGYNILDFDIPYIVDRVSILNDPVNTVRPVTGRDGRLLSYRKIGTRTMVSMPGRVVVDALPLIRSQFSLKRYTLRNVAKELLDMEKLDIAPSEMEEHWEDSGEKILRFIDYAQRDSELALELFMRLRLLDKYIAVSQVSGSLLQEVVDGGQTSMVDNLLLREYGKRDRVIPPKPSDDEVGFRNLSSEGLKGGEVLEPKKGLIENIIIMDYKSLYPTIMMAHNLCYTTVVEKDRPQGETIKPPSGGEFVSAEIFKGVMPTILENLLNRRIETKKRMKGASSEEEHRVLDATQLALKILLNSFYGYSGYTRARLYSLPLANAVTSFGRENIINTRAIINGQINKVVLRDSKVLFTEEVDVPRAGDRTVSLSVVYGDTDSVFVQCTSKTPISLDDAGLVGSRIADTVSASLPDPMELEFESIARRGIFLAKKRYAIWVFERAGNEWKDSIKVKGMETVRRDWCELTSKTLNRVLELILKEGNVEAAVSHVRQVVDRVRNIDVRKDKDIIDDLTMTRMFSKNASRYKNKQPHLTVVEKIEERTGAPPAVGERIPFVITAGKDLFVNRAEDPEYVREHNIPIDVDYYIKKQVLPPVERILDAFGVDISNLDYDSKQKGLFDFSDRPREPAVNNRKKREEKPSGSSPSARSQSSLFDF, encoded by the coding sequence ATGAATTTTCAGATACTGGACGCTGATTATGTCCGTGAGGACAAGGGACCCGTCATCCGGCTTTTCGGGAGAGGAGAGGATGGCAGGAGCGTCTGTTGTTTTGTACCTGGTTTTGAGCCCTATTTCTATGTGAACACTAAAAGCGACCCCGGATCTGCCGGTGAGTTGCTCAAAGAGCGCTTTTCCTCCGCGATAAAGAAAGTGGAGATCGTTAATAAATTCGAGCCTGTAGGCTACCAAGTGTCTCCGAAGCCCATGCTCAAGGTGACCACCTACGATCCCGGGAACGTTCCCGAGATACGCGATGAGATAGCAGGCATCCCTGCTGTCAAGGAGATATACGAGACGGATATCCTCTTCAGGAACCGCTTCCTCATTGACCGTGAACTGCACGGCATGGGCTGGATTTCAGTTGAGCCCTCTTCCGATAGTTCCCCGGACCAGAGACTTTATTGTGACGACGTCATCACAGCCTCTTCCATAGAGGAGATCGAGAAACTTTCAAACGCCCCTCTGAAGTATCTTGCATTCGATATAGAATGCCTGCCTCTGGGCGGGTCTTTGCCCATGCCCGAGACATCTCCCATAATCATGGTCAGCCTTTCCTTCAGCCCTGCCTTTGAGGGTTATGGCTCCCTTGTGCTGGTCTCAAAGCCTGTAGAAGGAGTAAGCGATAATGTGGAGACCTTTGCCAGTGAAGCCGATATGCTCAACCGCTTCTTCGAAGTGTTCCAGCAGTACGATCCAGACATTGTCGGTGGCTACAACATACTGGACTTCGATATTCCCTATATTGTCGACAGGGTAAGCATCCTCAACGATCCTGTGAATACGGTCAGGCCGGTAACAGGCAGGGACGGCAGGCTGCTCAGTTACCGTAAGATAGGGACCCGCACCATGGTCTCCATGCCCGGGAGGGTAGTTGTGGATGCGCTGCCTCTTATCCGCAGCCAGTTCAGTCTGAAGCGATACACGCTCCGCAACGTGGCAAAGGAACTCCTTGATATGGAGAAACTGGACATCGCCCCCTCCGAGATGGAAGAGCACTGGGAAGACTCCGGGGAAAAGATACTGCGTTTCATCGATTACGCCCAGCGTGACTCCGAGCTTGCCCTGGAACTGTTCATGAGGCTCAGGCTGCTGGACAAGTATATTGCGGTGTCCCAGGTAAGCGGTTCCCTGCTGCAGGAGGTTGTCGACGGCGGCCAGACCTCCATGGTGGATAACCTGTTGCTCAGGGAATATGGCAAACGGGATCGCGTAATTCCTCCCAAGCCCTCCGATGATGAGGTAGGCTTCAGGAACCTCAGCAGTGAAGGTCTCAAAGGCGGTGAGGTCCTCGAGCCAAAGAAAGGGCTTATCGAGAACATCATCATAATGGACTACAAGTCACTTTATCCGACCATAATGATGGCGCATAACCTCTGCTATACCACCGTTGTGGAAAAGGACCGCCCGCAGGGAGAGACCATAAAGCCTCCTTCGGGAGGGGAATTCGTATCTGCGGAAATCTTCAAGGGCGTCATGCCGACTATCCTGGAGAATCTCCTGAACCGGAGAATAGAGACCAAGAAGCGCATGAAGGGTGCCTCCAGTGAGGAAGAGCATCGGGTGCTCGATGCAACCCAGCTTGCACTGAAGATCCTGCTTAACAGTTTCTACGGGTATTCAGGTTATACAAGAGCAAGGCTTTACAGTCTCCCGCTTGCCAATGCAGTTACGAGTTTCGGCAGGGAGAATATCATTAATACACGGGCCATCATCAATGGACAGATCAACAAGGTCGTATTGAGGGACAGCAAGGTTCTCTTCACAGAGGAAGTGGATGTTCCCCGGGCAGGCGACAGGACAGTCTCACTTTCAGTTGTGTACGGGGATACAGACAGTGTTTTCGTCCAGTGCACTTCAAAGACTCCCATATCCCTCGATGATGCAGGCCTTGTGGGCAGCAGGATCGCAGATACGGTTTCAGCCTCACTGCCTGACCCGATGGAACTTGAATTCGAATCCATAGCAAGGAGAGGCATCTTCCTGGCCAAGAAGAGATATGCAATATGGGTCTTTGAACGCGCAGGAAATGAATGGAAGGATTCCATCAAGGTCAAAGGCATGGAAACTGTCCGGAGGGACTGGTGTGAGCTTACATCCAAGACGCTTAACCGTGTCCTGGAGTTGATCCTTAAGGAAGGTAATGTTGAGGCGGCAGTTTCCCACGTACGCCAGGTGGTGGACCGCGTGAGGAATATCGATGTGCGCAAGGACAAGGATATAATCGACGACCTTACCATGACACGCATGTTCTCGAAGAATGCCTCCCGCTATAAGAACAAGCAGCCCCATCTCACTGTTGTTGAAAAGATAGAGGAGCGGACAGGTGCCCCGCCAGCTGTCGGTGAACGTATTCCCTTTGTCATTACGGCAGGCAAAGACCTTTTCGTCAACCGTGCAGAGGACCCGGAATATGTCAGGGAGCACAACATACCTATCGACGTAGATTACTATATCAAGAAACAGGTGCTTCCGCCCGTAGAGAGGATACTGGATGCCTTTGGGGTTGACATCTCCAACCTCGATTATGACTCCAAACAAAAAGGCCTGTTCGATTTCTCTGACAGGCCAAGGGAACCGGCGGTCAACAACAGGAAGAAGAGAGAGGAAAAGCCCTCAGGCAGTTCCCCTTCTGCAAGATCGCAGAGCTCCCTGTTTGATTTCTAG
- a CDS encoding PQQ-dependent sugar dehydrogenase, whose amino-acid sequence MNQDHVNYWWVFPGFKVERVLSGLNLPVNIAFVPDTGNIKEKPLFYVTELYGQVKAVTKDYKVHTYAENLLDYRPSHEFPGTGESGVIGICVEPLTGDLFISLVYKEGEKTKAKVVRTSSGDGLRMESHETIIDDIPSTFRSHQVQAVTIGPDSKLYINNGDGGEAWKSQDVNDLRGKILRLNPDGTIPWDNPYQDSPVYAGGLRNPFGGVWRKSDNHLYVSDNGPHKDDRIARIEPYGNYGWPGDMRKGSIFWWHHTQAPTALDFMQGGQFPPQFNDHLFVALFGNTYSEGRVDGKGKRIVKIELNAQASAVKSYDDFVIYTGKGPASPCGLAFGPDGLYFSDLHGEKDSGGNIYKVTIDPEKLQGLIEYGMEDEYPGFWAELRSWARAKGIA is encoded by the coding sequence ATGAATCAAGATCATGTCAACTACTGGTGGGTGTTTCCAGGATTTAAGGTAGAACGAGTCCTTTCAGGGCTAAACCTGCCGGTGAACATTGCATTTGTACCGGACACGGGTAATATTAAAGAAAAGCCGTTATTTTATGTAACGGAACTGTACGGGCAGGTAAAGGCAGTAACAAAAGATTATAAAGTGCATACATATGCCGAGAATTTGCTGGACTACAGACCCAGCCACGAATTTCCGGGCACAGGTGAATCCGGGGTTATAGGGATATGTGTAGAACCCCTGACAGGTGACCTGTTCATATCACTGGTATACAAGGAGGGTGAAAAAACAAAGGCCAAGGTTGTCAGGACAAGCAGCGGCGATGGACTGAGGATGGAATCTCATGAAACCATCATAGATGACATACCTTCTACTTTCCGCTCCCATCAGGTACAGGCTGTTACTATCGGACCTGACAGTAAACTGTATATCAACAACGGGGATGGAGGAGAGGCATGGAAATCGCAGGATGTGAACGACCTGCGCGGGAAAATATTGCGGCTTAATCCTGACGGGACCATACCCTGGGACAACCCCTATCAGGATAGTCCGGTATATGCCGGAGGCCTGAGGAACCCTTTTGGAGGAGTGTGGAGAAAAAGCGATAACCATCTCTATGTTTCGGACAACGGGCCGCATAAGGATGACCGCATTGCAAGGATAGAACCGTATGGTAACTATGGATGGCCCGGAGATATGCGCAAAGGATCCATATTCTGGTGGCACCATACCCAGGCTCCGACAGCCTTAGACTTCATGCAGGGAGGGCAGTTCCCGCCCCAATTCAATGACCACTTGTTCGTAGCCCTTTTTGGCAATACCTACAGCGAAGGAAGAGTGGATGGAAAGGGAAAGAGGATAGTTAAAATTGAACTGAACGCCCAGGCAAGTGCAGTCAAATCATATGACGATTTTGTAATATATACCGGCAAGGGACCTGCAAGCCCATGCGGCCTGGCCTTCGGACCGGACGGACTGTACTTCTCAGACCTGCATGGAGAAAAGGACAGCGGGGGAAATATCTATAAGGTAACTATTGATCCTGAAAAGCTTCAGGGGCTGATAGAATACGGAATGGAAGACGAGTATCCGGGATTCTGGGCAGAACTCCGGAGCTGGGCTAGGGCTAAAGGAATTGCCTGA
- a CDS encoding ATPase domain-containing protein yields the protein MFDGAVSEVISMEDAANRVKTGIPGFDELCGGGLIRDRTYLISGTSGAGKTNFSIQFIYNGITKYGENGIIVATEERPEQIRENVLKFGWDLEALEEENKLVIIDACSTKIGIPSQEKYVDVRPFDIRSMMDQIIATQEEINARRALIDSTTSVSFYLQDPAKIRIELLKLSTTLEVIGLTSMMTCELIEEENPSRFGVENFVTDGTIVLYYKRHENVRMRSMEIYKMRGSDHSKKIHPYDITPDGFVIHPHEEVYSMF from the coding sequence ATGTTCGATGGTGCAGTTTCTGAAGTAATCTCGATGGAGGACGCGGCAAACCGGGTCAAGACAGGCATACCCGGCTTTGATGAGCTGTGCGGTGGCGGGCTTATCAGGGACAGGACATACCTGATATCCGGCACATCGGGTGCAGGGAAGACCAACTTCTCAATACAGTTCATATATAACGGCATTACCAAGTACGGAGAGAACGGGATCATAGTCGCGACCGAGGAGCGGCCCGAGCAGATACGGGAGAACGTCCTGAAGTTCGGCTGGGACCTTGAGGCACTCGAGGAGGAGAACAAGCTGGTGATAATCGACGCATGCTCCACCAAGATAGGCATCCCCTCCCAGGAGAAATACGTCGATGTGCGGCCCTTCGATATCCGTTCCATGATGGACCAGATCATCGCAACCCAGGAAGAGATCAATGCCCGGCGTGCGCTCATCGATTCCACAACATCCGTAAGTTTCTACCTGCAGGACCCTGCGAAGATCAGGATAGAGCTCCTCAAGCTCAGTACCACGCTGGAGGTCATCGGCCTTACCTCAATGATGACATGCGAGCTGATCGAAGAAGAAAACCCTTCCAGGTTCGGCGTGGAAAACTTCGTCACCGACGGGACCATCGTACTATACTACAAAAGGCATGAGAACGTGCGCATGAGAAGCATGGAGATCTACAAGATGCGCGGTTCCGACCATAGCAAGAAGATCCACCCCTATGACATAACCCCCGACGGGTTCGTCATCCATCCGCACGAAGAAGTCTATTCCATGTTCTGA
- a CDS encoding S-layer protein domain-containing protein: protein MTKLTTTVVVALMLMALTVMSASAATSVEIRSSVLTGPGVLDATNFAGFYYDLDDNISTETMEIAAISSRTIAAGDLTYNTSIESVDYASGNLLGSYNVMGLFAEKYIPLDNNTPDKLSKLLLDADQKYTLRTGTALQLPEGYAITAKQIDVEGNKVWIEFSKDGEFIEDEILDVSTGSTAVWTYEADDIAGEDDVAVLRVAVTNVFQGQVDSLAVVDGIWLMDYENVLEIETDDTFDKLEVVTVGADYLLMENTNSITLTRDKTVSIAQGMSFKVADDTAVRYYPFATVTIEGDGVTQPDTPTDETPVDNGNETPGNETPVDETPVDTPTNDTPVDTPEEESPGFEAIFAVAGLLAVAYLVRRN from the coding sequence ATGACTAAATTAACGACAACTGTAGTAGTTGCCCTTATGCTGATGGCATTGACCGTAATGTCAGCAAGTGCAGCTACCAGTGTTGAGATCAGGAGTTCTGTTTTAACAGGCCCTGGCGTACTCGACGCTACAAACTTCGCAGGCTTCTACTATGACCTGGATGACAACATTTCTACTGAAACAATGGAGATCGCAGCAATTAGCAGCCGTACCATTGCAGCAGGCGACCTTACATACAACACCTCAATCGAGTCCGTAGACTATGCAAGTGGCAACCTGCTTGGCTCTTACAATGTCATGGGTCTCTTCGCTGAGAAGTACATCCCACTCGACAACAACACACCAGACAAGCTCTCAAAGCTTCTTCTGGATGCAGATCAGAAGTACACTCTGAGAACCGGTACAGCACTTCAGCTTCCAGAAGGCTATGCAATTACTGCAAAGCAGATCGATGTTGAAGGTAACAAGGTCTGGATAGAGTTCAGTAAGGACGGAGAGTTCATAGAAGATGAGATCCTCGATGTATCCACAGGCTCTACCGCAGTCTGGACTTACGAAGCTGACGATATCGCCGGTGAGGATGATGTTGCAGTTCTGAGAGTCGCAGTTACCAACGTCTTCCAGGGACAGGTTGACAGCCTTGCAGTTGTTGACGGTATCTGGCTCATGGACTACGAGAATGTACTTGAAATCGAGACTGATGACACTTTCGACAAGCTCGAGGTTGTAACAGTAGGAGCTGACTACCTCCTTATGGAAAACACTAACTCCATAACCCTTACAAGAGACAAGACTGTTTCAATCGCACAGGGCATGAGCTTCAAGGTTGCAGACGATACTGCAGTAAGATATTACCCATTCGCTACAGTAACTATCGAGGGCGATGGCGTAACCCAGCCTGACACTCCAACCGATGAGACTCCAGTCGACAACGGCAACGAGACTCCAGGAAACGAGACTCCAGTTGACGAGACTCCAGTTGACACTCCAACCAACGACACTCCAGTCGACACTCCTGAGGAAGAGTCCCCAGGATTTGAGGCAATCTTCGCAGTTGCAGGTCTCCTTGCAGTCGCATACCTTGTCAGAAGGAACTAA
- a CDS encoding ATPase domain-containing protein, with the protein MEELKNISCGIKSLDELLGGFRSPSTMLIAGTAGVGKTIMALQMLSEAARNGESTLYIPITTEKEHKLRMYHSTLDFFDDSFRVHPINRQLSEKDPLTTLIDIGNVIDSAKPDRLVIDPVTPLGFGFVEQERRRFFYTLDSMLQERDMLTLLVGELVREELHRSVISHLSDGIIYLSRADKGARADHYLEFVKMRGIDPGKRPEITSCKYLYDITSKGFTVYPHLKPENDFRLDDSRVEAGIPGLDCMLGGGMIRYSSTLVAGKPGTGKKIFGLQFISQGLQNSEPALVVTFDDSPHQLLMDARRMGWDLLPYIDTGQLRFICTNPGSIYPAEHALRIKKDIEAAGATRVFFDGINNLEISIPDHLKLRGYLHSLTSYLKSKNITSLFTTDTESCDCPGDERIDFAYIMDSVVILHSSNANSRMYMCITKSRGTKHKNAVREYSITEEGIKLRTDTLLG; encoded by the coding sequence ATGGAAGAATTGAAAAATATCTCCTGTGGGATTAAAAGCCTGGATGAATTGCTGGGAGGCTTCAGGTCACCATCCACTATGCTGATAGCAGGGACTGCAGGGGTCGGCAAGACGATCATGGCTCTGCAGATGCTCTCCGAGGCAGCCCGTAACGGGGAAAGTACATTATATATCCCTATCACCACCGAGAAAGAACATAAGCTCAGGATGTACCATTCTACGCTTGATTTCTTCGATGATTCATTCAGGGTACATCCGATCAACCGCCAGCTTTCTGAAAAAGACCCCCTGACAACGCTTATAGATATCGGCAACGTCATAGACTCTGCCAAACCCGACAGGCTCGTGATCGATCCTGTCACGCCTCTTGGCTTCGGGTTTGTGGAACAGGAGCGCAGACGCTTCTTCTATACGCTGGATTCGATGCTGCAGGAGAGGGACATGCTTACCCTGCTTGTGGGAGAACTGGTACGGGAAGAGCTGCACAGGTCAGTCATCAGCCATCTCTCTGACGGGATCATATATCTTTCACGTGCAGATAAGGGAGCAAGAGCTGACCATTACCTGGAGTTTGTCAAAATGAGGGGCATTGATCCTGGAAAGAGGCCAGAGATCACATCCTGTAAATACCTGTATGATATTACGTCGAAAGGCTTTACAGTCTATCCACACCTTAAGCCCGAGAATGATTTCAGGCTTGACGATTCACGGGTAGAGGCCGGGATCCCGGGCCTTGACTGCATGCTGGGAGGAGGGATGATCAGATATAGCAGCACCCTTGTAGCAGGAAAGCCTGGCACCGGGAAGAAAATATTCGGTCTTCAGTTTATCAGCCAGGGCCTGCAGAATAGTGAACCCGCACTGGTAGTAACTTTCGACGACTCCCCCCACCAGTTACTCATGGATGCGAGAAGAATGGGATGGGATCTGCTCCCCTATATCGACACAGGGCAATTGCGCTTTATCTGCACGAACCCTGGCAGCATCTACCCTGCAGAACATGCACTCAGGATCAAGAAAGACATAGAAGCAGCAGGTGCAACAAGGGTCTTCTTCGATGGCATCAACAACCTGGAGATATCCATACCTGATCACCTCAAACTGCGCGGATACCTGCACTCCCTTACAAGCTACCTTAAAAGTAAAAACATCACATCATTATTTACAACAGACACTGAATCCTGCGATTGCCCCGGTGACGAGAGAATAGATTTCGCCTACATCATGGACTCCGTGGTGATCCTCCACAGCTCCAATGCAAACAGCCGTATGTACATGTGCATAACAAAATCAAGAGGCACGAAGCATAAGAATGCCGTAAGGGAATATTCTATCACGGAAGAAGGGATAAAACTGCGTACTGACACCCTCCTCGGGTAA
- a CDS encoding aldo/keto reductase, protein MEYIKISGTDIRVSRIGLGTQPIGYFDKESGMRTIRKALDQGIDLMDTAPVYGDGRAEEILGEVLKDYDREEVIISSKAGMEKINSRPVRNASPELMEKTLEQSLQRLGTDHIDIFHVHWPDPLYPAEETARFMGELKEEGTIRAIGVSNFSSEQTYEFCRHAEVNVSQPPYNVFERAVEVGVLPFCQKNDITLMAYRTLCQGLLTGKMRLDADFSSHPVKKADPKFQSPRYQQYLEAVGRIDDFMKEKHGRTVLDLAVQWILGYDNTIALWGGWKPEHMEPVSEIFGWKPDPETRDQVVEIIRKTVKDPVGPGFLEPPTRQKTD, encoded by the coding sequence ATGGAATATATAAAAATATCAGGAACAGATATCAGAGTATCAAGGATTGGCCTAGGAACTCAGCCAATCGGCTATTTCGATAAGGAGTCGGGCATGCGGACCATCAGGAAGGCGCTTGACCAGGGCATTGATCTCATGGACACCGCACCCGTGTACGGTGACGGAAGAGCTGAAGAGATCCTGGGAGAAGTTTTGAAGGACTACGATCGCGAGGAAGTGATAATCTCAAGCAAGGCAGGGATGGAAAAGATCAACAGTAGACCTGTAAGAAATGCCAGTCCTGAACTGATGGAAAAGACACTTGAGCAGTCGCTTCAAAGGCTTGGCACGGACCACATAGATATTTTCCATGTACACTGGCCTGATCCGCTTTATCCTGCAGAGGAAACTGCCAGGTTCATGGGCGAACTTAAGGAAGAAGGAACCATAAGGGCTATCGGGGTCAGTAACTTCAGCTCCGAGCAGACATATGAGTTTTGCAGGCATGCGGAGGTCAATGTCTCCCAGCCCCCGTACAACGTGTTCGAAAGAGCTGTGGAGGTGGGTGTACTGCCCTTCTGCCAGAAGAACGACATAACGCTCATGGCATACAGGACCCTCTGCCAGGGCCTGCTTACAGGGAAGATGAGATTGGATGCTGATTTCAGCAGCCACCCGGTGAAGAAGGCCGACCCGAAGTTCCAGTCTCCAAGATATCAACAGTATCTGGAAGCTGTGGGCAGGATAGATGACTTCATGAAAGAAAAGCATGGCAGGACAGTACTGGATCTTGCCGTCCAGTGGATCCTTGGCTACGATAACACCATAGCCCTCTGGGGCGGATGGAAGCCTGAGCACATGGAGCCTGTCAGCGAGATCTTTGGCTGGAAACCTGATCCGGAAACAAGGGACCAGGTGGTAGAGATAATCAGGAAGACAGTCAAGGATCCGGTGGGACCGGGATTTCTGGAGCCTCCAACAAGGCAGAAAACAGATTAA